The nucleotide window ccgacaggttaaaaacacaaacacaaaatacagtatcaaaagcacaaccaggataaaaccatgcagcaaaattgatataaggttaaaatacagagttaaaacagtataatttaaatttgagttaaaattaagtgttaaaatactgagtgaataaaaaggtcttcagctggcgacgaaagcagtacagtgtaggcgccaggcggacctctctggggagctcgttccacaaccggggtgccacagcggagaaagccctcctcctagtagccacctgcctagtaGTACTGTCAGATTGCAGccctagatctacaccaagcaggatatatcactatgaaagtggtttgaaacggtatatgtaatgtgtcctgggccccaacagttgcaagtgtacttcaatactgttataaagccgtagtgtggctcctgccttagcCTAGTTTAGATTGGTTTACTACATGCTACTTTTCTGTCCACATTACCAAAGCGGCTTTACACACTGAAAATAGGACCAAAGAAGATAATAACAACAATCTTTCACACAGAAtcctaaaacacaaataaaacaggCAGCAGTTTAAACAACTGAAAGACAGGTACAAAACTAAAAACTTCAGAAGGCAGAAGATTGCTTCAAGAAGGTTTTCAACAGCACATCTTAAAAGGCAAGCAGAATAAGAATGGTTCCAGAATCCCCATCcgtgcaatacttttattagagCAACCAAAAAGATCACACAAATTGTGCCAGCCTTCAAGAtatccagatctcttcatcaggcaagaagctctaaaaaaaaaagcaggtttggggtggggagagaaagaatccTGGTGACGGCGAACTCAGTGTCAGCATGTTCAGAGTCCCAAAATGAAGTGGGGAAGGAGGCGGAGGGGAGGGTTTTGCAGAGAATTCAAATTAGACTCTGCAGGCCATGCGATGGTCGGACCTGCATCTGCCCCTAGGATGGCTGGGAACCAAGAAGAGAAACGTGTTTAATTTTGGAAGTATAAAATCCAGTTGttaggtttcccccctccccaaacctgcCTTTTGCACcatcttgtctgatgaagagatctggggatcttgaaagcttgcacatttttgtggtcaTTTGGTTCTAGTGAGCTAATATGCTGCTTATTAAATGTCTAAAGGCCTGTTTAAAAGGCAGTTCTCTTGTTTCATAGTGGAGGTCCTAGCTATATTGGGCAACTCTGTGGCTTCTCATAGAGAGATGGGTATCAACCAAGCTGGCTCCAATACACAGGCTTAACAATTGCTAGTTGTCTGGCACTGATAAGAATGTAATACTCAAGTTAAGCAATTTCctctgtttgttttattgttctatCTTGCTAAGGAAATGAggaatattcacacacacacaccctggccgtGCTGGAATGTTGGGATCTGTTAGTCATAGGACAGATAACTTAATACCTGCCTGCATGCTTTGAGCATGTACTAGAATATTAGACAGGGTGTAAATGATGGAGAGCCTCGTGTggagcagagtggtaaagcagcagtttctgcagctgaaactctccccatggcctgagttcgatcccagcggaagctggtttcaggcagccagctcgggtcgactcagcctcccatcctcccgaggtcggtaaaatgagtacccagctagctgggggaaaggtaataacagccggggaaggcaacggcaaaccaccccgctataaggcctgccaagaaaacgtcagcgaaagctggcgtccctccaagagtcagtaatgactcagtgcttgcacgagaggttcctttcctttccttcataaaTGATGGAGCTAAGGCCTAACCAGTTCGGCCTCGCTCCAGGGGGAACATGCACGCCAACTTGGAGAACTTGAGGTTCAAAGGAACAATCTCTGTTTGCTGTTGATTTGGGGCCCCAGCAAAAGCCAGATTTTTGGGAGTTGCCAGCTCCGTGggctgaagagatgtgtgagctttctttgcattattgttctgcatccattttctatcaataaactgtcattccTTTCACAAGCGGTCTAATTTCATCTTGGCGATCCAAAGAATAGAACATGCCTCCAGAATAATACAACACagtaaaggtattacactaatacaGATTATGGATGTTTTTTTCTTATGGTCAACATCGCTATGaattgagaaggatcttggaattgttgtagatcacaagctgaatatgagccagcagtgtgatgtggctgcaagaaaggcaaatgctattttgggctgcattaatagaagcagagcttccaaatcgtgtgaggtacgggttcccctctattcagccctggttaggcctcatcttgcgtgttgcatccagttctggacaccacacttcaagaaggacgcagacaagctggagcgtgttcagagtagggcaaccaggatgatcaggggtctggaaacaaagccctatgaggagagactgaaagaactgggcatgttgagccttgagaagattgaggggagatgtaatagcactcttcaaatacttgaaaggttgtcccacagaggagggccaggatctcttcttgatcaccccagagtgcaggacacggaataatgggctcaagtgacaggaagccagattctggctggacatcaggaaaaacctcatgactgttagagcagtacaacagaggaaccaatgacctaggaaggtggtgggttctcccacactagaggccttcaagaggcagctggacaaccatctgtcagggatgctttaaggtggattcctgcattgagcagggggttggactcgatggccttatgggtcccttccaactctactagtctatgattctagaggCCCAActcgtgactggtcactcacagaagtttgcgggtcttttGGATGTCGTCGTCAACCTCCTGCATATCTCCCCGTTCTAAAAACACGCCCCTTGATATccaaattcttctgaaatattgagggatttcctaccatgagcagccaaagttgtgctacaaagcacccactagaggaaGCTGTTCCATTCAAAGCTATGAggtggggaagttttcagttatagACCACATGATTGCCCTgctctgcctgtgtaatgcagcccattacaattgcacaagaaatgcaggaagcaaagccctgttaaagcaatgcaatttccccttaatctaaagaagcccttggCTTCTGAATCTAGAGGTTCCATCTTGATTAATAGCCATGGTTAGATATCTCCTCCATGTatttgcttcccctcccctttagAGCCTTCTGTGTCAGTGGCCACCCTCATATCACTGGGCAAGGTGTCCCCTCAATTCATtacctttcctccttctctctgtctcATCGGTGGACTCTGGCAAGTTCTCATGTTGGATTCCAAGGACGACTTCCTTAAGCAGGCTTTGTCCGGCGAAGGCGAAGCGAATAACTTTGTGGGTGAATTGGGGGCGAAAACGGGCGAAGTAGACACAGAGTAGTTGCCAGAAACGCCTGAAGTggctgaagaagaaaaataggattttgatgcatttttaaacagagaATTTCCTCGACTTTGCTATTCCCAGATGGAGCCAGTCAGCTGAGAGAGCAAAGGTACTTTTTCAAGAGGTGTGAAAGGGGTAAGATTCAAACTCAGACCTGATTTCTAGTTCTGTCTTAAGGGGCAAAGCAGATGCCGAGTAATAGCAATGTGTAGCACAGCCCTTCCCCACGCTGGTGTCTGCTGGGAAGGTAGGGctatccccagccagcgtgggcTGACTggtgatgatgggaattgcaatccatcacatctggggggcatcagATTGGAAAGGACTGGTGGTGTAGGGTTTTCCTATCCTGATTCATAGTAGACTCTTACTTTTCCCAATCCTTGTTTTCaaccaagaaaaaaaatctacctGCTTTTCCCACCAGTAGTATAAGTGAAAAAACCTGAATaaaccccctcccctttctcctttAACTAAGCAAATATTGTGTATTAGGTTATAACAAATCAGCGAACGGACCCAGCTTCCTACAGGTTGGACTATCACTCGGTTCGATACAGGGCACCCCTCAAACAAAGGTAAGCAATTGTCAAAGTTGGAAAGAACTGTATGAAGCCACCTTGGCCCTGCAGCGCAGACGGACACACttcctgttttattattatagatatatTATGGGCTTGTACTATAGACCACCATTTCTGGTAGTGTGTGTCCCTTACATGGGGACAAccgtttgtcagggatgctttagggtggattcctgcattgagcagggggttggactagatggccttataggccccttccaactctactattctatgattctatgtagaatCTAGGAGTAAGGCTTCCTTTGAAGATAGGAAGGCAGGATCCTTAATAGAGCACCTGTCTTTgtagaaattaaattattattttataaattgtattaatattttaattgattattattattattattattattattattattattattatttatcagtacatttatatcctgcctcttttccGTCTTGCAAGGAACCAAGACAACTTACATGatccttcttttcccccatttaacctcacaacaaccttcaTGGATAAGGGGAGACTCGAACTcagatcttccaagtcccagtccaacactcgaattaccgtatttctttgattgtaagacgccatcgattgtaagacgcacactaatttcagtaccaccaacagaaaaaaaacaaaccctaagacacacccgcgattctaagacgcaccccatttttagagatgtttaatttttgtgaaccgcccagagagcttcggctattgggcggtataaaaatgtaataaataaataaataaataaataaatgtttatatgtggaaaaagtgcgtcttagaatcgaagaaataggggaATACATTACACTGGCtgttcaaaacaaaacattttcccaAGACGGCTCACAGTAAACCCAACCTCAGACAAAGAATAATGCATTCATATGATCAGTACCAAAAATATTGAAACTGaggttttaaaagtttaaaaaagaaaagactgaaaGTGCAAAACACAAAACGCCGAAGAGCAAGAAAACAATGCACAAGCAACAATAGCACAACATTTAAAAGTGAACCAAAAAGGGCAGTATTAAATGAAAACTAGCCTTATCTTGTTTATCAAAGgtagatttaattttttttaaaaaaaaccatctttGGGGCTCAACTAAAAGAAAATAGGGAGAGAGCCAAGTTCACTTTCTGAAGGGAGGTATGGAGATAcgggcccaccactgaaaaggccccgtcTCCCATTCCTGCCAACCTGATTGTACTCCCTGCCGTCTTGGGCTGCATCCATTCCTGACAATCTAGTCTCCCAATCAATACGTTAAAAGCTGGCAGCTCATGGTCGCCTCCCACGCCGCTGCTAAACCGTAGGCCTTCCACTGCGCCTCTTACCCGAGCTTCGAGACGACAACCGAGAGCTTGGGCCCATCTCAGGGACCAGCCTGGCCTTCCTCCGCTGTTCCTGAAGCTCCAGTTCCCTTTGCAAAGCATCCTGGATCTCCTGGTCGATCAGGGCTGAGGTCCGGGGCCTCCACGACTTCAGAGTATACAGGTCCTCCCGGGGAGCGGCCCACTCAGGCCTCTGTTCTCGTCTTTGGGTGCTAGGCGGTCCCCGGTCGTCAGAAACAGAGAACCGGAGCTTCTGAACCGGAATGGCGAAATGTTCCTTCCGTAGCGCGCTTTCTTCTCCCGGAACTTTCAATCCCCGAGTGTCAGACTGTCTTAGTCTGGGAGAATCCATCTGCCAGTCAGAAGCGGTGGAGCGTTGGCTCAAGAAGGGCGATTCGTTCCCTGGTCGTCGTTTGCCGGCATCTGGAGCAGAAGGCGGCCGCCGTGCCAGAGAATCCCAGTTCACGTCCTGCTTAGCGATTCTTCCTCCGTCATGTGAGTCTGTGGTAACGCTGCGGCGGGCTGGGCTGGACTCACCATTCGGGAGGCTCCGTAGCTCTCCCAGTTTCGGGGGTTTGCACGGAGTTTCTTGGGTTTCCTCCTCCAGCTCAAAGACCTTCCGGCGATCTGCCAGCTGCTGACCACCACCCCTGTCATACGTTCCCAGCAGCCTCCCTTCCTTTTGGAAGTTCTCCTCACGCTTGGTTTCCTGCTCAATCTCCCGCTGGACATAAAAGGAAACACGAggcttctccttccctttcctggAGGAAGTCGGAGAAGCGACCGGGGACGAGAGAAGCGGCTTGGCTCGGATCTCCACCAGTTCATCTCTGCTGTGCACTCGGTGGATCCCCCGCTCTTTCCAAAAGTCCTGCTCCCGCTCCATGGACAATCGGATTTCCCGCTCAATGGGCGTCTCGCTGCTGGCCTCCGGttctttggctggatcatggccGCCGGCCAACGAATCCAGAGGGACACCAGGCATTGCCAGGGATGCCTTTCCATCAGCAGTCACAATATGTACGTCAAGGGGTGTTTCCCCCAAGCTGGAAGCCAGATTTTCTGCAGAGGAGTTTTGACCTCTTGCGACTTGACCGTAAGAAGTGGTTCCTCTTCTCTGGGGGATGAGAAACTCTGC belongs to Elgaria multicarinata webbii isolate HBS135686 ecotype San Diego chromosome 23, rElgMul1.1.pri, whole genome shotgun sequence and includes:
- the MISP gene encoding mitotic interactor and substrate of PLK1; the protein is MGLGEAGQRPQSPVLDVKAVQENWITQTIPLAEDHLPKTRGGGEEIEQEEQEEEIHETLLPKMEPDTKDLLISFAENIGPKYEEQNGQEGELNFEVQGDTYLDFGHSGQKAGIEWRMMDPSGEESRMEASSINRSEDLWTPPPDRESKLEVVSLGSLYNVRAYKGEKKPSRLYDEEEEEEERYKIPPEDLSPEIAKELDDERREVIKSQVVRKSTTMAVRWNSMDELEAINAAVPDREAPEARRSYYTGFATCFDNPSPSWVSSPVDPENIDTEQINFAAARQQFLVLEKANPKLLMGPKKKAVSPRGPQAAKEVYGREECLRPVVLKQEGGSSGGYNQREPAGSNERAEFLIPQRRGTTSYGQVARGQNSSAENLASSLGETPLDVHIVTADGKASLAMPGVPLDSLAGGHDPAKEPEASSETPIEREIRLSMEREQDFWKERGIHRVHSRDELVEIRAKPLLSSPVASPTSSRKGKEKPRVSFYVQREIEQETKREENFQKEGRLLGTYDRGGGQQLADRRKVFELEEETQETPCKPPKLGELRSLPNGESSPARRSVTTDSHDGGRIAKQDVNWDSLARRPPSAPDAGKRRPGNESPFLSQRSTASDWQMDSPRLRQSDTRGLKVPGEESALRKEHFAIPVQKLRFSVSDDRGPPSTQRREQRPEWAAPREDLYTLKSWRPRTSALIDQEIQDALQRELELQEQRRKARLVPEMGPSSRLSSRSSATSGVSGNYSVSTSPVFAPNSPTKLFASPSPDKACLRKSSLESNMRTCQSPPMRQREGGKYAGIELSDEIDTEVVNSTKVICRRGVLAQLWETGQIRRIDSDSD